GACTTACCGTCGACGAAGTTGACCACCGGGTCGAAGAAATCGATCTTGCCGCGGAAGTGCCCCTGCACCAGCGCCTTCCAGGTCAGCGAGATATCCGCCCGGGCTGTCTTGAACAGCGGCACCGGCACCTTGCCGTCCACCTTGGTGATGGACATCTCGTCGATGGAATACGCACCGCGCCACAAGTGGATGTCGATATCCGCGATGCGACCGCTGTACGCACCCATATGGGCCAGACGGTGATTGAGGTAGTTGAGCACGACATAGGGCAAGGCGATGCGGGCCGCGATCAATACGACGGCGACCACTCCGATGATCCAGAGGCTTCGGCGGTAGCGGGTGCGCATGGGGCAATCACCTGTAAATGACGTGCCAGTGTTGCGCCGCGCGGGTTAGTTCCGGATGAAGACGGTGATTACGCCAAAGAGAGGTTCTTCGCGCGTTAGCGGGGCGGAGGCGTCGGGACGGCCCAAAGTCATGCGTGAAAAACCAAAAAAAACCCCTCCGAAGAGGGGTCCTTGGTCGACGGGCGTCGTCGCTCAGTGCTTGAGCGTCTTGCGCATGCGCTCCAGCGCCTGCAGCTGCGCCAGGGCCTCCGCCAGCTTGGCCTGGGCCTCGGCGACGTCCATCTGCGGGCCGCGCTGGGACAGGGCGGCCTCGGCTTCTTCCTTGGCCTTCAGGGCGGCGGCCTCGTCGAGGTCGGCGGCGCGGGCCGCCGTATCGGCGAGGATCGTCACCACCTGCGGCTGCACTTCCAGGATGCCACCGGACACATAGAACTGCTGGCGGTCGCCGTTGGTGCCGACCACGTCCACGTGGCCCGGCTTGAGGCGGGTGATCAGCGGCGCGTGACGCGGCGCGATACCCAGCTCGCCGAGTTCACCGGTGGCGACCACGAGCGTGGCTTCGCCGGAGTAGATCTCGGCTTCGGCGCTGACGATGTCGACGCGGATGGTGTGGGTCATGGGCTTGTCTTCCGTTGGTCGTGAGTGGGAGAAGAAGGTCGCTTACGCGGCCTTCTTGGCACCCATCTCTTCGCCCTTCTTGATGGCTTCGTCGATGCCGCCGACCATGTAGAACGCCTGCTCCGGCAGGTGGTCGAGGTCGCCGTCGAGAATCATCTTGAAGCCGCGGATCGTTTCCTTCAGCGCGACGTACTTGCCCGGCGAGCCGGTGAACACCTCGGCCACGTGGAACGGCTGCGAGAAGAAGCGCTCGATCTTGCGGGCGCGCGACACCGAGGCCTTGTCTTCCGGCGACAGCTCGTCCATGCCCAGGATGGCGATGATGTCCTTCAGCTCCTTGTAGCGCTGCAGGGTGCCCTGCACGCGACGGGCGATGTCGTAGTGCTCCTGGCCGATCACCGAGGCGTCGAGCTGGCGGCTGCTGGAAGCCAGCGGATCCACGGCCGGGTAGATACCCAGCGAAGCGATATCGCGGCTCAGGGTAACGGTGGCGTCCAGATGCGCGAAGGTGGTGGCCGGCGACGGATCGGTAAGGTCATCCGCGGGCACGTACACGGCCTGGATCGAGGTGATCGAGCCGGTCTTGGTCGAGGTGATGCGCTCCTGCAGGACGCCCATTTCCTCGGCCAGCGTCGGCTGGTAACCCACGGCCGACGGCATGCGGCCGAGCAGCGCGGACACTTCGGTACCGGCCAGCGTGTAGCGGTAGATGTTGTCGACGAACAGCAGCACGTCCTTGCCCTTGCCCGTTTCGTCCTTCTCGTCGCGGAAGTACTCGGCCATGGTGAGACCGGTGAGCGCGACGCGCAGGCGGTTGCCCGGCGGCTCGTTCATCTGGCCGTAGACCATCGCGACCTTGTCCAGGACGTTGGAATCCTTCATCTCGTGGTAGAAGTCGTTCCCCTCACGGGTACGCTCACCCACGCCGGCGAACACGGACAGACCCGAGTGCGCCTTGGCGATGTTGTTGATGAGTTCCATCATGTTGACCGTCTTGCCCACGCCGGCGCCGCCGAACAGGCCGACCTTGCCGCCCTTGGCGAACGGGCACATCAGGTCGATGACCTTGATGCCGGTTTCCAGTAGTTCATTGGCCGCGGCCTGCTCGTCGTAGGACGGGGCTTCGCGGTGGATGACCCACTGTTCCTTCTCGCCGATGGGGCCGGCTTCGTCGATCGGGTTGCCCAGCACGTCCATGATGCGGCCGAGCGTGGCCGCGCCGACCGGCACCTTGATGCCTTCGCCGGTGTTGCGGGCGAGGAGGTTACGGCGCAGGCCGTCGGTGGAACCGAGCGCGATGGTGCGCACGATGCCGTCGCCGAGCTGCTGCTGCACTTCGAGGGTGATCTCGGTACCGTCGATCTTCAGTGCGTCGTATACCTGCGGCACCTGGTCGCGCGGGAATTCGACGTCGACGACGGCGCCGATGATCTGAACAACTTTACCCTGGCTCATGGAATGCTCCGGATGAATCTAAGTAGGTTTCGGTTCGGGCGCCGCACTGTGCGTCGCCATCGCGTATAGCTTTGGGATCAGACCGCGGCGGCGCCGCCGACGATCTCCGAGATTTCCTGGGTGATCGCTGCCTGGCGCGCCTTGTTGTAGACCAGCGTCAGTTCGCCGATGACTTTGTTGGCGTTGTCGGAGGCGGCCTTCATGGCGACCATGCGCGCGGCGTGTTCGCTGGCGAGGTTCTCCAGCGTGGCCTGGTACACCACCGACTCGATGTAACGCGTCATCAGGTGCTCGAGCACCGTGCGCGCATCGGGTTCGTAGATGTAGTCCCAATCGTGCGTCTGCTCGACCTTGACGCCCTTGGCGGCATCGCCTTCGGCGCTTTCCAGTTCCTTCGCGACCAGCGACACCGGCAGCAACGCCTCGATGGTCGGCTTCTGCACGATGGTGTTCACGAAGTCGTTGTAGACCAGGAAGACACGGTCGAGCTTGTTGTCGCTGTAGCCGTCGAGCACGACCTTGATCACGCCGATGACGTCTTCGAGCTTGGGCTTCTCACCGAGGTGGGTCGCCGTGCCGATCAGGTTCACGCCCTTGATGCGACGGAAGAACTGCACGGCCTTCTGACCGATGGCCACCACGTCGATCTCGGCACCCTTGTCCTGCCACTCGCGGATCGAGGTCAGCGTGCGACGGAACAGGTTGGAATTGAGGCCGCCCGCAAGGCCGCGGTCGGTCGACACCACGATGAAGCCCACGCGCGCGACTTTTTCCCGCTCGGTGAGGAACGGATGGGTGAAGTCCGTGCTGGCCTGGGCCACGTGCGCGATCACCTTGCGCATGAGACGCGCATACGGACGCGAGGCCTTCATCAGGTCCTGCGCCTTGCGGATCTTCGACGCCGAGACCATTTCGAGCGCACGCGTCACCTTGCGCATGTTCTGCGTGCTCTTGATCTTGGTTTTGATTTCGCGGCCGCTAGCCATGGGTACTCGCCGTTACGTGAAACGTGAAAACTTAGGAGGGCAAAGCGTCAGTTACATGGTGCAACCGACGCTTTACGCTTGGCGCCTTACGCTATTACCAGCTACCGGTCTTCTTGAACTCGTCGGCGGCCGACTTGAAGGTCGCCTCGATGTCCTTGTCCCAGTCGCCGGTGGCGTCGATCTTCGTCATCAGGTCGCCGTGGTTCTGGCGCATGAAGGCATGCAGACCCTTCTCGAACGCCAGTACCTTGTTGACCGGCAGGTCGTCGAGGTAGCCCTTCTCGGCTGCGTAAACCGACACGCCGAGCTCGGCGATGGACAGGGGCGAGTACTGCGCCTGCTTCATCAGCTCGGTGACGCGCTGGCCACGATCGAGCTGTGCGCGGGTCGCCGCGTCCAGGTCCGAGGCGAACTGCGCGAACGCAGCCAGCTCACGGTACTGCGCGAGGGCCAACTTCACGCCACCGGACAGCTTCTTGATGATCTTGGTCTGGGCGGCACCACCGACGCGTGACACCGAGATACCGGCGTTGACCGGCGGACGGATACCGGCGTTGAACAGATCGGTCTCGAGGAAGATCTGGCCGTCGGTGATCGAGATGACGTTGGTCGGAACGAACGCGGAGACGTCGCCGGCCTGGGTCTCGATGATCGGCAGCGCGGTGAGCGAACCGGTCTTGCCGGTCACTTCGCCGTTGGTCATCTTTTCCACGTACTCGGCGCTGACGCGCGAGGCGCGCTCGAGCAGGCGCGAGTGGAGATAGAAGACGTCGCCGGGGTAGGCTTCGCGGCCCGGCGGGCGCTTCAGCAGCAGCGAGATCTGACGGTAGGCCACGGCCTGCTTGGAGAGATCGTCGTACACGATGAGCGCGTCTTCGCCGCGGTCACGGAAGTACTCGCCCATGGCGCAGCCGGAATACGGCGCGACGTACTGCAGCGCGGCGGCTTCGGACGCGGAGGCCACTACCACGATGGTGTTGGCCAGCGCGCCGTTCTGCTCGAGCTTGCGCACGACGTTGGCGATGGAGCTGCGCTTCTGGCCGATGGCGACGTAGATGCACTTAATGCCCGAGTCTTTCTGGTTGATGATCGCGTCGATGGCCACGGCGGTCTTGCCCGTCTGGCGGTCGCCGATGATCAGCTCGCGCTGGCCGCGGCCGATCGGGATCATCGAGTCGATGGACTTGTAGCCCGTCTGCATCGGCTGGTCGACCGACTGGCGCCAGATGACGCCCGGCGCGACCTTCTCGACCGGGCTGGTGCCCACGGCGTCGATCGGGCCCTTGCCGTCGATCGGGTTGCCCAGCGCGTCGACGACGCGGCCGAGCAGGCCCGGGCCGACCGGCACTTCGAGGATGCGGCCGGTGGTCTTGGCGGCATCGCCTTCGCGCAGGTGCTGGTACTCACCGAGCACCACGGCGCCGACCGAGTCGCGCTCGAGGTTCAGCGCGAGAGCGTAGGTGTCGTTGGGCAGTTCGATCATTTCGCCCTGCATCACGTCGGCCAGGCCGTGGATGCGCACGATACCGTCGGACACGCTGATGATCGTGCCTTCGTTGCGTGCCTCGGCGCCGAGCTTGAACTGCTCGATGCGGGTCTTGATCAGCTCGCTGATCTCGGACGGATTCAGTGTGGTGCTGGACATGGTCGGTTCCTTGGGTTGCGCCGCACGAGCGGCACCCGGTGGTATGAGAAGCTCGTATCAGTGCGCCAGCGCGCTGGCCAGCCGCTGCAGGCGGCCGCGCGCCGAACCGTCGATGACCTGCTCGCCGGTGTCGATGACGACACCCCCGAGCAGCGCCGGATCGACGTGCGTATCCAGTTCGATCTCACGCTTGAAGCGGCGCTTCAGCGAGGCGCGAAGCGTGTCCGCCTCGGCGGCGTCGAGATCCAGCGCGCTCGTGACCTTGACCCGCAACGTCGACTCCGACTCACGCTTGTAGTCGTCGTAGAGCGCTGCGATTTCCGGCAGGAGCGCCATGCGGCGGTTGTCGGCCAGTTCGTCGAGGAACGACGCGAACGGCGTGCCGGCCGCCATGCCCTCGGGCAGGTGCAGCGCGACCAGCTGGGCCGGCGACACGCGCGGATCGTTGCCGAGGCCGGCGACGCGCTGATCCGCCGCGACCAGGGCCGCGAAGTTCAGTGCCGACGACCAGTCGGCTAGCGACCCTGACGCCTGCGCCACTTCGAAGGCGGCACGTGCGTAGGGACGGGCAAGGGTGAGCGCCTGGGCCATGATCAGATCTCGGCAGCGAGCTGGTCGAGCAGGGCCTTGTGGGCCGCCGGATCGATTTCGCGCTGGACGATTTTTTCCGCGCCGCGGACGGCGAGGGCGCCGACCTGTTCGCGCAGCTGTTCACGGGCACGCTGGGCCATCGAGGCGATCTCGTCCTGGGCCGAAGCCTTCAGGCGGTTGATCTCTTCGATCGCATCGGCGCGGGCCTTCTCGAGAATCTGGTTGGCCTGCTGCTGAGCCTTGTCGATGATGTCCGTCGACTGCACGCGGGCCTGCTTGATCTCGGTGGCGACCTTGGCGTCGGCATCCTTCAGCTCGGCGCGAGCGCGCTCCGCCGCGGCGAGCCCTTCGGCCACCTTCTTCTGGCGTTCTTCGATGGCACCGTTGAGCTGGGGCCAGATGAACTTGGTGGTGAACCAGACCAGGATCGCAAAAGAGATCATCTGGCCCAGGAAGGTCATGTTGATTTCCATGATCTCTCCAAAGACTCCGAACGCAGGGGTACTGACGGTCGCCGCGGCCCTTCAGGCCGCGGCGACGAAGACGAGCGTGTTGCTTAGCCGCCGGCGGCGGTGCGCAGGACGCCGATCAGCGGGTTGGAGAAGGCGAGCAGCAGCGCGATGGCGAGGCCGATGATGAACGCGGCGTCGATCAGGCCGGCGAGCAGGAACATGCGGCCCTGCAGCAGCGGAACCAGTTCCGGCTGACGCGCGGCCGACTCGAGGAACTTCGAGCCCATGATCGCGATGCCGAGGCAGGCGCCGAGCGCGCCGAGGCCGATGATCACGCCGATGGCGATGGCGGTCATGCCCTGCACGTGTGCGAAGAGTGCGGTGAGTTCCATGGTGTTCTCCTGGGATATCTAAGAAAGACGAATGGGTGGAAACGAAAAACGAAAGGGGACTTGGGTCTAACGTCGGTGCGGTGAGTTAGTGGTGTTCACGCGCCGTGGCGATGTAGACGATCGTCAGCATCATGAAGATGAACGCCTGCAGGGCGATGATCAGGATGTGGAAGATCGCCCACGCCGTGTTGAACACGACGCCGGGCACGAAGCCGATCCAGCTCACCATCAGGCCGGCGATCAGCATGAACACCAATTCGCCACCGTACATGTTGCCGAAGAGTCGCATCGCGAGCGACACGGGCTTCGACAGGGTTTCGACGACGTTGAGCAGCAGGTTCGGGATGACCAGCACCAGCTTCACGACCGGGTTGTGGGCGTGGAACGGCGCGGTGAGCATCTCCTTGCCGAACCCGAAACCGCCCTTGGCCTTGATGCCGTGGCCGATGACGATGAACAGCACGGCGACGGAAAGGCCGACGGTGGTGTTGATGTCCGCGGTGGGCACGCCGCGGAAGTGAACCTTTTCGGCGACATCGGCGCCAGCGAAAAGATGCACCAGCCAGCCGGCCAGATCCACCGGCAGCAGGTCCATGGCGTTCATCAGGAACACCCACATGAAGATGGACAGCGCCAGCGGCGTGACCGTGCGGCGGTCGCCGTGGAAGGTGTCCTTCACCTGCGTGTCGACGAACTCGATCGCCAGTTCAACCAGTGCCTGGCCCTTGGAAGGTACGCCGGAAGTCGCCTTGCGGGCGAACAGCCAGAACCACAGGCAGAAGATGGCACCCAGTACGAACGACACCACGAGGGAGTCGACGCGGAGATTCCAGAACCAGAAATGATCGGCGCTGAAATTCACCGTCAGGTGGCCCAGGTGGTGCTGGATGTATTCGGTCAGACCGCCTTGCGGTTCGCTCGCCATGCCTCAACCCTTGAATCTGAATGCAAATACGTTGACCGTGAAACCGGCCACCAGGCCCACCAGGGCGGGCAAGAATGGCAGTTTCCACTGGACCAGAATGAGCGCCATGCCACCGATGAGGACGATCCAGCGAAGGATCGTTCCCGCCAGGAGCCTGGCATACATCGCTCCGCCTCCGCCCAGCGCGCTGAAAGCTCGCGCGGCAAGCAGCGCGGTAGCGATAGCGACGATCAGGGCCCCTGCAAATGCGGCCATACCGGCGGCACGCCCCTGCAGTAGAAACACGAGTCCCGCGACAACGGCCACCACGAACTGCGCGATAACGACGCGCAAGGCGAGATGACGACCGGCGGCAAGACTGTTGAGCAACGCGAGGCTCCCGTGGTTTCGCTCGAAGGCGGCACCTTGGTTCTATGGGCCACGGTTTAATCTGGAAAAGTATACCAGCGCCGTAAACGACGGGACAAGCGACGAAAGTCCAATAACCACCCGTCGGCGCGACGGTCCGTCGCGTCGTTGCGAAGGAGGCGGCGTGGATCAGGCCCTGGCGGGCTGACCTGCCAACGCGCCGAGCGAGGTAGCCGTCTCCACGGCCACATCGAATATGCCGCCCGCGGCGGACGCCGCGCGTTCGACGCCTTCCCGTTGCAGGTCGCCTCCGCGGAGGAAAATGGCGCGCAGCGCCGCCGCATCCGTGACGATCATCGCGTCGGCCATCAGGCCGGATGCCGCCCGGGCGTGACCTTCCATGGCCTGCAGATGCAGGTCGGCCACGCGTTCCATGCCGCGCCAGGCGACAGCCTGCGCGGACGTGGCCT
This DNA window, taken from Luteibacter sp. 9135, encodes the following:
- the atpA gene encoding F0F1 ATP synthase subunit alpha; this translates as MSSTTLNPSEISELIKTRIEQFKLGAEARNEGTIISVSDGIVRIHGLADVMQGEMIELPNDTYALALNLERDSVGAVVLGEYQHLREGDAAKTTGRILEVPVGPGLLGRVVDALGNPIDGKGPIDAVGTSPVEKVAPGVIWRQSVDQPMQTGYKSIDSMIPIGRGQRELIIGDRQTGKTAVAIDAIINQKDSGIKCIYVAIGQKRSSIANVVRKLEQNGALANTIVVVASASEAAALQYVAPYSGCAMGEYFRDRGEDALIVYDDLSKQAVAYRQISLLLKRPPGREAYPGDVFYLHSRLLERASRVSAEYVEKMTNGEVTGKTGSLTALPIIETQAGDVSAFVPTNVISITDGQIFLETDLFNAGIRPPVNAGISVSRVGGAAQTKIIKKLSGGVKLALAQYRELAAFAQFASDLDAATRAQLDRGQRVTELMKQAQYSPLSIAELGVSVYAAEKGYLDDLPVNKVLAFEKGLHAFMRQNHGDLMTKIDATGDWDKDIEATFKSAADEFKKTGSW
- a CDS encoding F0F1 ATP synthase subunit B, translating into MEINMTFLGQMISFAILVWFTTKFIWPQLNGAIEERQKKVAEGLAAAERARAELKDADAKVATEIKQARVQSTDIIDKAQQQANQILEKARADAIEEINRLKASAQDEIASMAQRAREQLREQVGALAVRGAEKIVQREIDPAAHKALLDQLAAEI
- a CDS encoding F0F1 ATP synthase subunit epsilon, with amino-acid sequence MTHTIRVDIVSAEAEIYSGEATLVVATGELGELGIAPRHAPLITRLKPGHVDVVGTNGDRQQFYVSGGILEVQPQVVTILADTAARAADLDEAAALKAKEEAEAALSQRGPQMDVAEAQAKLAEALAQLQALERMRKTLKH
- the atpE gene encoding F0F1 ATP synthase subunit C, with the protein product MELTALFAHVQGMTAIAIGVIIGLGALGACLGIAIMGSKFLESAARQPELVPLLQGRMFLLAGLIDAAFIIGLAIALLLAFSNPLIGVLRTAAGG
- the atpB gene encoding F0F1 ATP synthase subunit A, giving the protein MASEPQGGLTEYIQHHLGHLTVNFSADHFWFWNLRVDSLVVSFVLGAIFCLWFWLFARKATSGVPSKGQALVELAIEFVDTQVKDTFHGDRRTVTPLALSIFMWVFLMNAMDLLPVDLAGWLVHLFAGADVAEKVHFRGVPTADINTTVGLSVAVLFIVIGHGIKAKGGFGFGKEMLTAPFHAHNPVVKLVLVIPNLLLNVVETLSKPVSLAMRLFGNMYGGELVFMLIAGLMVSWIGFVPGVVFNTAWAIFHILIIALQAFIFMMLTIVYIATAREHH
- the atpG gene encoding F0F1 ATP synthase subunit gamma; this encodes MASGREIKTKIKSTQNMRKVTRALEMVSASKIRKAQDLMKASRPYARLMRKVIAHVAQASTDFTHPFLTEREKVARVGFIVVSTDRGLAGGLNSNLFRRTLTSIREWQDKGAEIDVVAIGQKAVQFFRRIKGVNLIGTATHLGEKPKLEDVIGVIKVVLDGYSDNKLDRVFLVYNDFVNTIVQKPTIEALLPVSLVAKELESAEGDAAKGVKVEQTHDWDYIYEPDARTVLEHLMTRYIESVVYQATLENLASEHAARMVAMKAASDNANKVIGELTLVYNKARQAAITQEISEIVGGAAAV
- the atpD gene encoding F0F1 ATP synthase subunit beta: MSQGKVVQIIGAVVDVEFPRDQVPQVYDALKIDGTEITLEVQQQLGDGIVRTIALGSTDGLRRNLLARNTGEGIKVPVGAATLGRIMDVLGNPIDEAGPIGEKEQWVIHREAPSYDEQAAANELLETGIKVIDLMCPFAKGGKVGLFGGAGVGKTVNMMELINNIAKAHSGLSVFAGVGERTREGNDFYHEMKDSNVLDKVAMVYGQMNEPPGNRLRVALTGLTMAEYFRDEKDETGKGKDVLLFVDNIYRYTLAGTEVSALLGRMPSAVGYQPTLAEEMGVLQERITSTKTGSITSIQAVYVPADDLTDPSPATTFAHLDATVTLSRDIASLGIYPAVDPLASSSRQLDASVIGQEHYDIARRVQGTLQRYKELKDIIAILGMDELSPEDKASVSRARKIERFFSQPFHVAEVFTGSPGKYVALKETIRGFKMILDGDLDHLPEQAFYMVGGIDEAIKKGEEMGAKKAA
- a CDS encoding F0F1 ATP synthase subunit delta, whose product is MAQALTLARPYARAAFEVAQASGSLADWSSALNFAALVAADQRVAGLGNDPRVSPAQLVALHLPEGMAAGTPFASFLDELADNRRMALLPEIAALYDDYKRESESTLRVKVTSALDLDAAEADTLRASLKRRFKREIELDTHVDPALLGGVVIDTGEQVIDGSARGRLQRLASALAH
- a CDS encoding ATP synthase subunit I, whose product is MLNSLAAGRHLALRVVIAQFVVAVVAGLVFLLQGRAAGMAAFAGALIVAIATALLAARAFSALGGGGAMYARLLAGTILRWIVLIGGMALILVQWKLPFLPALVGLVAGFTVNVFAFRFKG